Proteins encoded in a region of the Mucispirillum schaedleri ASF457 genome:
- a CDS encoding DDE-type integrase/transposase/recombinase: MNKVIITEEMRFRQRLCEYALKKGATKAARKYQVNRMFVYRHLKKYDGTVQSLSFKSRRPRNSPNKHSKEELDLIFNTYAEHGLYGNAEVYVRLLEIGYNRSFGSMCMQIRKKGLKSLNKSKKSYTRYEPITGQYIGDKVQIDIKYVPQECIMFSSYGKKYYQITAIDEYSRMRVLEIVEEKSTFETGKFLDELESKFGFPLKTIQVDNGYEFVNDKEVTNKKSYFEETAEKKGYTIKRIRPYSPWQNGKVERSHREDGKILYANNKFYSKDELIKALKQHEDRYNNTAKTCLNFKSPYEIVIENKLLLDLY, encoded by the coding sequence ATGAATAAAGTGATAATAACAGAAGAAATGCGATTTCGTCAACGGTTATGTGAGTATGCATTAAAAAAAGGAGCAACGAAAGCAGCCCGCAAATATCAAGTGAACCGTATGTTTGTATACAGGCATTTAAAGAAATATGATGGAACAGTTCAGAGTTTATCTTTTAAAAGTCGTAGACCAAGAAACAGTCCAAATAAGCATAGTAAAGAAGAGCTTGATTTAATATTTAACACATATGCCGAGCATGGTTTGTATGGTAATGCGGAGGTATATGTCAGACTTCTAGAAATTGGTTATAATCGTAGTTTTGGCAGTATGTGTATGCAGATAAGGAAGAAAGGCTTAAAGTCATTAAACAAGTCAAAAAAGAGCTATACAAGATATGAACCAATAACAGGTCAGTATATAGGCGACAAGGTTCAGATAGATATAAAATATGTTCCACAGGAATGTATAATGTTTTCCAGCTATGGTAAAAAATATTATCAGATAACAGCGATAGATGAATACAGCAGAATGAGAGTATTAGAAATAGTAGAAGAAAAAAGCACATTTGAAACAGGTAAGTTTTTAGACGAACTGGAAAGTAAATTTGGCTTTCCACTAAAAACAATTCAAGTGGATAATGGCTATGAGTTTGTAAATGATAAGGAAGTTACAAACAAGAAAAGCTATTTTGAAGAGACAGCTGAAAAGAAAGGATATACTATTAAACGAATAAGACCTTATTCACCTTGGCAGAATGGAAAGGTGGAAAGAAGTCATAGAGAGGATGGAAAAATTTTATATGCAAATAATAAATTCTATTCCAAAGATGAATTAATTAAGGCTCTTAAACAGCATGAAGATAGATATAATAATACTGCTAAAACATGCTTAAATTTTAAATCTCCATATGAGATTGTTATTGAAAATAAATTATTGCTTGATTTATATTAA
- a CDS encoding vitamin B12-dependent ribonucleotide reductase, with translation MASNSNKQLFQAEPELLANSVTVLKKRYLRKKESGQIESPKDLFIRVAKNIAEAELKFDSNADVDSVADIFYNQMASLKFLPNSPTLMNAGNSLQQLSACFVLPVEDSLEGIFEAVKHTALIHKSGGGTGFSFSRLRPKDDTVKTTKGVSSGPVSFMSVFDAATETIKQGGMRRGANMGILRVDHPDIMEFIYAKQDKTKLTNFNLSVGITEEFMKSVKNGTEYDILTPRDRKKTGSKNAKEVFNEMVRLAWEGGDPGIIFLDRINNTNPTPAEGEMESTNPCGEQPLLPYESCNLGSINLVKFVKNGKIDWDDLRNTCNIAVRFLDNVIEMNNYPIKQIDEMTKKNRKIGLGIMGWADMLVMLNIPYNSDKATLLAEEVMKFIRDEGRKMSVELAEKRGSFPSFDKSIYPALGFKAMRNATITTIAPTGTISIIAGASSGIEPYFALAYYRNVMDNNKLPEVNPYFLEKAHESKFYSESLMNKLADAGNAHDLTEVPEDIRKVFVTSHEIEPVWHVKMQAAFQKYTDNAVSKTVNFQNTATIEDVEKAYMLAYDLGCKGITIYRDGSRLGQVLNIGSVKEEKLETAAVTMPAKPKERPAILIGKTIEKTTGCGKMYVTINQDVDGKVFEVFTSIGKAGGCAQSQAEAIGRLISLNLRSGVEPEFIIRQLKGISCHTPHGFGSQRILSCADAVGKALEEAINNPLNVQVVRNDSITVDSLLADIDKKDGKKVMSNGACPECGAPVEYIEGCLTCQSCGYSKCS, from the coding sequence ATGGCATCAAATAGTAATAAGCAACTTTTTCAAGCAGAGCCAGAATTGCTTGCAAACTCTGTTACTGTATTAAAAAAGCGTTATCTTCGCAAAAAGGAATCAGGGCAAATAGAAAGCCCAAAAGATTTGTTTATCAGAGTAGCAAAAAATATTGCAGAGGCAGAATTAAAATTTGATTCTAATGCTGATGTTGATTCTGTTGCTGATATTTTCTATAATCAAATGGCTTCATTAAAATTTTTACCAAACTCTCCTACTTTAATGAATGCTGGTAATTCTCTCCAACAATTATCTGCATGTTTTGTATTACCAGTAGAAGATTCATTAGAAGGTATTTTTGAAGCTGTAAAACATACTGCTTTAATTCATAAATCTGGTGGTGGAACAGGATTTTCTTTTTCAAGACTTCGTCCAAAAGATGATACTGTAAAAACAACAAAAGGTGTGTCTTCTGGTCCTGTTTCTTTTATGTCAGTATTTGATGCTGCTACAGAAACAATCAAACAAGGCGGTATGCGTCGTGGTGCTAATATGGGTATACTTCGTGTAGACCATCCAGATATTATGGAATTTATATATGCTAAACAAGACAAAACAAAATTAACTAACTTTAACCTTTCTGTTGGTATTACAGAAGAGTTTATGAAAAGCGTTAAAAACGGCACTGAGTATGATATACTTACTCCTAGGGACCGTAAAAAAACTGGCTCTAAAAATGCTAAAGAAGTTTTTAATGAAATGGTCAGGCTTGCATGGGAAGGAGGTGACCCGGGCATTATCTTTTTAGATAGAATAAATAATACAAACCCAACACCTGCTGAAGGAGAAATGGAAAGCACAAACCCTTGTGGTGAACAACCATTATTGCCTTATGAATCATGCAATTTAGGCTCTATAAACCTTGTAAAGTTTGTAAAAAATGGAAAAATAGACTGGGATGATTTAAGAAATACATGCAATATAGCTGTTCGCTTTTTAGATAATGTTATTGAAATGAATAACTACCCTATTAAACAAATAGATGAAATGACTAAGAAAAACAGGAAAATCGGTCTTGGTATAATGGGCTGGGCTGATATGCTTGTTATGTTAAATATTCCTTATAATTCTGATAAAGCTACATTGTTAGCTGAAGAAGTAATGAAATTTATCAGAGATGAAGGAAGAAAAATGAGTGTAGAGCTGGCAGAAAAACGCGGCAGCTTCCCAAGCTTTGATAAAAGTATATACCCTGCTCTTGGATTTAAAGCTATGCGTAATGCAACTATTACTACAATAGCACCAACAGGGACTATTTCAATTATTGCTGGAGCCTCAAGCGGTATTGAGCCATATTTTGCTCTTGCATATTATAGAAATGTTATGGATAATAATAAACTTCCAGAAGTTAATCCATACTTTTTAGAAAAAGCTCATGAAAGTAAATTTTATTCTGAAAGCTTAATGAATAAATTAGCTGATGCTGGTAATGCTCATGATTTAACAGAAGTTCCTGAAGATATTAGAAAAGTATTTGTTACTTCTCATGAAATAGAACCAGTATGGCATGTGAAAATGCAGGCAGCTTTCCAAAAATATACAGATAATGCTGTTAGTAAAACAGTTAACTTTCAAAACACTGCTACTATTGAAGATGTAGAAAAAGCATATATGCTTGCTTATGATTTAGGCTGTAAAGGTATTACAATATATAGAGATGGCAGCCGTTTAGGACAGGTATTAAATATTGGCTCTGTTAAAGAAGAAAAACTAGAAACTGCTGCTGTTACTATGCCTGCTAAACCAAAAGAACGACCTGCTATATTAATTGGTAAAACTATTGAAAAAACTACAGGCTGCGGCAAAATGTATGTAACAATTAATCAGGATGTAGATGGTAAAGTATTTGAAGTATTTACAAGCATTGGTAAAGCTGGTGGATGTGCTCAAAGTCAGGCAGAAGCTATTGGAAGATTAATCTCACTTAATTTAAGAAGCGGTGTTGAACCTGAATTTATCATTAGACAGCTTAAAGGTATTTCATGCCATACTCCTCATGGATTTGGCTCTCAAAGAATACTTTCATGTGCTGATGCAGTTGGTAAAGCTTTAGAAGAAGCTATAAATAATCCATTAAATGTGCAGGTTGTTAGAAATGACAGTATTACTGTAGATTCTCTACTTGCAGATATTGATAAAAAAGATGGTAAAAAAGTTATGTCAAATGGTGCATGCCCTGAATGTGGTGCCCCTGTTGAATATATAGAGGGATGCCTTACATGTCAGTCATGTGGCTATTCTAAATGCAGCTAA
- a CDS encoding ornithine cyclodeaminase family protein has product MSALYIDERTAASLINMDDALKLVEESFSSFSKGEAFNMTRQRMRIRKGALHMLPGAVPYKGVIGFKAYTSFRAGLIFKVHLYDAETGSPLAIIDANEIGRLRTGAASGIASKYMSKKDTNIAFIFGGGFQAEAQLEAVHKTTPLKKVYAATRKIENAAAFAEKMSKLLNIEIIPTLNIAEDLPKADTIITITTSVKPLFEHTMINPDGVHINAAGSNALIRTEVPEKTLEAAEVLAVDNKDVAEIECGDILPSLEKGRLHWNSILELGEITCGYRKGRLSENGITVFQSQGMGLQDIMCAEYIYRKAVAENLGIILPF; this is encoded by the coding sequence ATGAGTGCTTTATATATAGACGAACGGACAGCTGCATCACTTATTAATATGGATGATGCTTTAAAATTAGTAGAAGAGTCATTTTCAAGTTTCTCAAAAGGTGAAGCATTTAATATGACACGCCAGAGAATGAGAATTCGTAAAGGTGCATTACACATGCTTCCCGGTGCTGTTCCATATAAAGGTGTTATAGGGTTTAAAGCATATACATCTTTCCGTGCAGGTCTTATTTTTAAAGTTCATTTATATGATGCAGAAACTGGCAGCCCTCTTGCAATTATTGATGCTAATGAAATAGGAAGACTTAGAACTGGTGCTGCAAGCGGTATAGCATCAAAATATATGTCTAAAAAAGATACAAATATTGCATTTATTTTTGGTGGTGGATTTCAAGCAGAAGCACAGCTTGAAGCTGTCCATAAAACTACACCACTGAAAAAAGTTTATGCTGCAACAAGAAAAATAGAAAATGCAGCAGCTTTTGCTGAAAAAATGAGTAAATTATTAAATATTGAGATTATACCAACACTAAATATTGCAGAAGATTTACCTAAGGCAGATACAATTATTACTATAACAACATCTGTTAAACCATTATTTGAACATACAATGATTAACCCTGATGGTGTTCATATTAATGCTGCAGGCTCAAATGCCTTAATAAGAACAGAAGTGCCTGAAAAAACATTAGAAGCAGCAGAAGTTTTAGCAGTAGATAATAAAGATGTTGCAGAAATTGAATGTGGTGATATTCTGCCATCTCTTGAAAAAGGAAGACTGCACTGGAATTCTATATTAGAACTTGGAGAAATAACATGTGGATACCGTAAAGGCAGACTTTCTGAAAACGGCATAACTGTATTTCAATCTCAAGGTATGGGACTGCAGGATATTATGTGTGCTGAATATATATATAGAAAAGCAGTTGCTGAAAATTTAGGAATAATCTTACCATTTTAA
- a CDS encoding RrF2 family transcriptional regulator, translated as MKITRACDYTIRALVYMAQHPMGTAFMRSDIAKECNVPDSFLGKILQNLAKSDILVSERGKKGGFRLGKEPNKICMYDVIVAVDGPLNINNCLDEQVDCCYDQSCCAHKMWKDVQADLIEKLKKYSLADISEGCQ; from the coding sequence ATGAAAATAACGCGTGCCTGTGATTATACTATTAGAGCATTGGTTTATATGGCTCAACATCCTATGGGAACAGCATTTATGCGTTCTGACATAGCAAAAGAATGTAATGTGCCTGACAGTTTTTTAGGTAAAATATTACAAAATCTTGCAAAATCAGATATTTTAGTTAGTGAAAGAGGAAAAAAAGGTGGTTTTAGACTTGGCAAAGAACCTAATAAAATATGTATGTATGATGTAATTGTTGCAGTAGATGGACCATTAAACATTAATAACTGCCTTGACGAGCAGGTTGACTGCTGTTATGACCAGTCATGCTGTGCCCATAAAATGTGGAAAGATGTGCAGGCTGATTTAATAGAAAAACTGAAAAAATATTCATTAGCAGATATTTCTGAAGGATGTCAGTAA
- the proB gene encoding glutamate 5-kinase, protein MHSKTDVKTLIIKIGSSILSGNDLGLNSARIASLVYHIAKLKQTIPNIVIVSSGAVASGFKLLGFPSRPKDIVDKQASAAVGQARLIWTYEQAFAQYNINVAQVLLTKDDLSNRKRYLHARSALKRLLELGVIPIINENDTIIVDELKYIESFGDNDNLGALVAGIVDGDLLLILSDVDGLYTADPSKDKNAEIIHKVEYINDDIMDSAGGSISSVGTGGMKSKIQAAKKALEAGCEVAIIRGMEPENIEKFFKEDNIGTYFYQSVSSIKKRKFWIGYAAIPKGAVIIDNGADNALLNNKSLLAKGIININGKFQAGAVVSIINNNREIARGKIRYSSADLLKIMGKASSEIYDILGYKISDEVIHKDDLLLI, encoded by the coding sequence ATGCATTCTAAAACAGATGTAAAAACATTAATCATTAAAATAGGCAGCTCTATTTTATCAGGTAATGATCTTGGTCTTAACAGTGCTAGAATTGCATCATTAGTTTATCATATTGCAAAATTAAAACAGACTATTCCAAACATTGTAATAGTATCTTCTGGAGCAGTAGCATCAGGATTTAAGCTGCTTGGGTTTCCATCTCGTCCAAAAGATATTGTTGATAAACAAGCTTCAGCTGCTGTTGGGCAGGCAAGGTTAATATGGACTTATGAACAGGCTTTTGCTCAGTATAATATTAATGTAGCACAAGTTCTGCTTACAAAAGATGATTTATCAAACAGAAAACGGTATCTTCATGCACGCTCTGCACTAAAAAGACTTTTAGAGCTTGGAGTTATCCCTATAATTAACGAAAATGATACAATTATAGTTGATGAATTAAAATATATAGAGTCATTTGGCGATAATGATAATCTTGGTGCTCTTGTTGCAGGTATTGTTGATGGAGATTTACTGCTTATTTTATCAGATGTAGATGGTCTTTATACAGCAGACCCTTCAAAAGATAAAAATGCAGAAATAATACATAAAGTTGAGTATATAAATGATGATATTATGGATAGTGCAGGAGGCAGCATATCTTCTGTTGGCACAGGAGGTATGAAGTCAAAAATACAGGCTGCTAAAAAGGCACTTGAAGCAGGGTGTGAAGTAGCTATTATAAGGGGAATGGAGCCTGAAAATATAGAGAAATTCTTTAAGGAAGATAATATAGGCACATATTTTTATCAAAGTGTTTCTTCTATTAAAAAACGAAAATTCTGGATAGGTTATGCAGCTATTCCAAAAGGTGCTGTTATAATAGATAATGGTGCAGATAATGCACTTTTAAATAATAAATCACTGCTTGCAAAAGGTATAATTAATATTAATGGTAAATTTCAGGCAGGAGCTGTTGTTTCTATTATAAACAATAATAGAGAAATAGCACGAGGAAAAATAAGATATTCTTCTGCTGATTTATTAAAAATTATGGGGAAAGCATCATCAGAAATATATGATATTTTAGGTTATAAAATATCAGATGAAGTTATACATAAAGATGATTTGCTTTTAATTTAA
- a CDS encoding glutamate-5-semialdehyde dehydrogenase, producing MDLMAQLAKTKKDAHIFAVSPAPKRHAVLSNIALLLNERREEIKKINKIDIINAENMDLSSAMIDRLRLTDKEIDSMIKAVNEISMQKEVIGEVISGYTRPNGLKIRKVRVPLGVAGIIYESRPNVTIDSAALCIKSGNGAVLRGGKEAINSNKILAEIITDSLEKAGFSKDIIYFIQDTDRNIIKYMAQAKGLIDVIIPRGGEGLINFVVDNACIPVIMHDKGVCHVFIDESAEYQQALSIAFNAKVQRPSACNSMETLLIHKNISDKMLPEIAEIFQDVDVDLRGCPETLKYVDCRPAIEEDYYTEYHDMILSIKVVENIQEAVAHINKYGSGHSDAIVTTDYNNAEKFLNEVDSAAVYVNASTRFTDGGEFGLGAEIGISTQKLHVRGPMGAEDLTTTKYLIYGSGQLRG from the coding sequence ATGGATTTAATGGCTCAGCTTGCAAAAACAAAAAAAGATGCTCATATATTTGCTGTATCACCAGCACCAAAAAGACATGCAGTATTATCAAATATTGCTTTGCTGCTTAATGAAAGAAGAGAAGAAATAAAAAAAATCAATAAGATAGATATTATTAATGCAGAAAATATGGACTTAAGCTCTGCAATGATAGACAGGCTTAGATTAACAGATAAAGAAATAGATAGTATGATAAAAGCTGTTAATGAAATATCTATGCAGAAAGAAGTAATAGGGGAAGTAATATCTGGATATACCCGTCCTAATGGTTTAAAAATAAGAAAAGTCAGAGTTCCACTTGGTGTTGCAGGTATTATTTATGAATCACGACCTAATGTAACTATTGATAGTGCTGCTTTATGTATAAAATCAGGTAATGGTGCAGTATTAAGAGGCGGAAAAGAAGCAATAAACTCTAATAAAATACTTGCTGAAATTATTACTGATTCACTTGAAAAGGCAGGGTTTTCTAAAGATATTATTTATTTTATTCAAGATACTGATAGAAATATTATAAAATATATGGCTCAAGCTAAAGGGTTAATTGATGTAATTATTCCACGAGGAGGAGAAGGGCTTATTAACTTTGTTGTAGATAATGCCTGTATTCCTGTTATAATGCATGATAAAGGGGTATGCCATGTATTTATTGATGAAAGTGCAGAATATCAGCAGGCTTTATCTATTGCTTTTAATGCAAAAGTGCAGCGTCCTAGTGCATGTAACTCTATGGAAACACTGCTTATTCATAAAAATATTTCAGACAAAATGCTGCCTGAAATAGCAGAAATATTTCAAGATGTAGATGTGGATTTAAGAGGCTGTCCTGAAACATTAAAATATGTAGACTGCAGACCTGCTATTGAAGAAGATTATTATACTGAATATCATGATATGATACTTTCTATAAAGGTAGTTGAAAATATTCAGGAAGCTGTTGCACATATTAATAAATATGGTTCAGGTCACAGCGACGCAATAGTTACTACTGATTATAATAATGCAGAAAAATTTTTAAATGAAGTAGATTCTGCTGCTGTATATGTTAATGCGTCTACAAGGTTTACTGATGGCGGTGAATTTGGTCTAGGTGCAGAAATAGGTATCAGCACACAAAAACTTCATGTAAGAGGTCCTATGGGTGCAGAAGATTTAACTACTACCAAATATTTAATATATGGAAGCGGACAGCTGCGTGGATAA
- the nadD gene encoding nicotinate-nucleotide adenylyltransferase, which yields MDICIFGGAFDPIHKGHIAIAMSAVKKFHFDKLLFMVSNEPPHKSSHTAPFMHRLNMVNLALSELGDKFGVTDIEAKLNDLSYTYNSLYALKKIYTDDNIFFLVGSDIFASIKQWYNYKKLFDLAHFIIGCRPGISFSDMIESVPDDIKKKIEDKDKIELFEIDSFNISSSEIRKCIKKYLEYLPSNVAKYIINNNLYNKEV from the coding sequence ATGGATATTTGTATTTTTGGAGGAGCTTTTGACCCTATACATAAAGGACATATTGCAATAGCTATGTCAGCTGTTAAAAAGTTTCATTTTGATAAGCTGCTTTTTATGGTATCAAACGAGCCACCCCATAAGTCAAGCCATACTGCACCTTTTATGCACAGGCTGAATATGGTTAATCTTGCATTAAGTGAACTTGGTGATAAGTTTGGTGTTACAGATATAGAAGCAAAACTAAATGATTTATCATATACTTATAATTCATTATATGCTTTAAAAAAAATATATACTGATGATAATATATTTTTTTTAGTAGGAAGTGATATATTTGCAAGCATTAAACAATGGTATAATTATAAAAAATTATTTGATTTAGCACATTTTATTATAGGATGCCGACCGGGTATTTCTTTTTCAGATATGATAGAAAGTGTCCCAGATGATATTAAGAAAAAAATTGAAGATAAAGATAAAATTGAGCTTTTTGAAATAGATTCATTTAATATTTCAAGCAGTGAAATTAGAAAATGTATAAAAAAATATCTTGAATATTTGCCTTCAAATGTTGCAAAATATATTATTAATAATAATTTATATAATAAAGAGGTATAA
- the rsfS gene encoding ribosome silencing factor produces MGTKELAIKIKKLLDDKKGEDIVCFFIGEKSTVADYMIIATGNVDTHVKALAEYVSVELKKENINPIYHEGTAHGVWVCIDYGDIIVHVMRKNERVFYNLESIWGGFPKI; encoded by the coding sequence ATGGGAACAAAAGAATTAGCAATAAAAATTAAAAAACTGCTGGATGATAAAAAAGGTGAAGATATAGTATGTTTTTTTATTGGAGAAAAATCTACTGTTGCAGATTATATGATAATTGCAACAGGTAATGTTGATACTCATGTTAAAGCATTAGCAGAATATGTAAGTGTTGAACTTAAAAAAGAAAATATTAATCCAATATATCATGAAGGAACAGCACATGGTGTATGGGTTTGTATTGATTATGGCGATATTATAGTGCATGTAATGCGTAAAAATGAAAGAGTATTTTATAATCTTGAATCTATTTGGGGCGGCTTCCCTAAAATATAA
- a CDS encoding tRNA (cytidine(34)-2'-O)-methyltransferase: MFRIILLEPEIPQNTGNIARLCASTGIELVLVGRLGFSIDDKHLKRAAMDYWEYVNVKHIKTLDEYFEENNNFYAISTKGHKNYTEITININSKIDILFGSEGAGFPNFVYEKYTDRLYRIPMKTESRSLNLSSSAAIVSYHLLYKLNFPNLF, from the coding sequence ATGTTTAGAATAATTTTATTAGAGCCTGAAATACCTCAAAATACAGGTAATATTGCACGGCTTTGTGCATCAACTGGTATAGAGCTTGTATTAGTTGGCAGGCTTGGGTTTTCAATTGATGATAAACATTTGAAAAGAGCTGCCATGGATTACTGGGAATATGTAAATGTTAAACATATTAAAACTTTAGATGAATATTTTGAAGAAAATAATAATTTTTATGCAATAAGCACAAAAGGACATAAAAACTATACAGAAATTACAATAAATATTAATAGTAAGATAGATATACTTTTTGGAAGTGAAGGGGCAGGATTTCCTAACTTTGTATATGAAAAATATACAGACAGGCTTTATAGAATACCTATGAAAACAGAGTCTAGAAGTTTAAATCTGTCTTCATCTGCTGCTATTGTATCATACCATTTACTGTATAAATTAAATTTTCCAAATTTATTTTAG
- a CDS encoding Mor transcription activator family protein codes for MLTNDDFTEKFKDIAEIIVIEAEYKLCEFYGGLSIYIPKTDSLTTRIRHKNIQDDYKNGLFFIDLAKKYNISSNHIIVICSQSRINIK; via the coding sequence CTGCTTACCAATGATGATTTTACGGAAAAGTTTAAAGATATTGCTGAAATAATAGTAATTGAAGCGGAATATAAATTATGTGAGTTTTATGGTGGTCTCTCCATATATATCCCAAAAACAGACAGCTTAACAACAAGGATTCGTCATAAAAATATTCAAGATGATTATAAAAACGGGTTATTTTTTATAGATTTAGCAAAAAAATATAATATAAGTTCAAACCATATAATAGTTATTTGCTCACAATCTCGTATTAATATCAAGTAA
- a CDS encoding bifunctional glycosyltransferase family 2/GtrA family protein yields MNKLPVAVIPAYKPLPIVINIAKELMNSNAFQGIVCVNDGSGKEFDYIFSELKTLGVVVETHAVNLGKGTALKTGFNAALHYFPESCGVVTLDADGQHLSKDVINIAENLLNINNVLITGGRVFDNKNIPLRSRFGNKFTKIIFRLFSGVKINDTQTGLRGIPASLLPDLIKLKTTGYDFELDMLIFAKEKHYAIKEIPITTVYENGNSSSHFNPVLDSLRIYFVFFRYLWVAILSFIIDFTMLEVFMKMLHVPDAQSDSQIAQISLTVISANILARLVSSTFNFILNRRFVFKSNANIFDEYKKYFVLVIYVLIINNSVFYFLLNNDALQDITGLGTIFLEITKLITELITFFITFIISRTIIFKDK; encoded by the coding sequence TTGAATAAACTTCCAGTAGCTGTTATACCAGCATATAAACCACTTCCTATAGTTATTAATATTGCAAAAGAATTAATGAATTCTAATGCATTTCAGGGTATTGTATGTGTAAATGATGGCAGCGGTAAAGAATTTGATTATATATTTTCAGAGCTTAAAACATTAGGGGTAGTAGTAGAAACCCATGCTGTAAACTTAGGAAAAGGGACAGCTTTAAAAACTGGCTTTAATGCTGCACTACATTATTTTCCAGAAAGCTGTGGTGTTGTTACTTTAGATGCTGATGGACAGCATCTAAGTAAAGATGTAATCAATATTGCAGAGAATTTGTTAAATATTAATAATGTTTTAATTACTGGCGGCAGAGTTTTTGATAATAAAAATATACCACTTAGAAGCAGATTTGGAAATAAATTTACTAAAATCATTTTCAGACTGTTTTCTGGTGTTAAAATTAATGATACTCAAACTGGGCTTAGAGGAATACCTGCATCTCTTTTACCTGATTTAATAAAACTTAAAACAACAGGATATGATTTTGAGCTTGATATGCTTATCTTTGCAAAAGAAAAACACTATGCAATTAAAGAGATACCTATTACAACAGTATATGAAAATGGCAACTCATCATCTCACTTTAATCCTGTATTAGATTCATTAAGAATATATTTTGTATTTTTTAGATATTTATGGGTTGCAATTTTATCTTTTATTATAGATTTTACAATGCTTGAAGTATTTATGAAAATGCTTCATGTGCCTGATGCACAAAGTGATAGTCAAATTGCACAAATCAGCCTTACTGTAATTAGTGCTAATATTTTAGCACGGCTTGTTTCTTCTACCTTTAATTTTATTTTAAACAGAAGATTTGTATTTAAATCAAATGCCAATATTTTTGATGAATATAAAAAATATTTTGTTTTAGTTATATATGTGCTTATTATTAATAATTCAGTATTTTATTTTCTTTTAAATAATGATGCCTTGCAGGATATAACAGGGTTAGGAACAATATTTTTAGAAATTACTAAACTTATTACAGAATTAATCACATTCTTTATTACTTTTATAATTTCAAGAACTATTATATTTAAAGATAAATAA